Part of the Canis lupus baileyi chromosome 22, mCanLup2.hap1, whole genome shotgun sequence genome, tataacacccagtactcatcccatcaagagtGCTCATCACTCAATCGCCCCAACCCCCCGcgcacctccccttctactactccttgttcatttcccagagttaggagtctctctcctcactgatatttcccactcattttctctcctttcactattttttatattccctgactgaatgaaaccatataatgtttgtctttctccaactgacttacttcactcagcataataccccccagttccatccacataaagcaaatggtgggtattcattgtttctgatggctgagtaatattccattgtatatagagatcacatcttccttatccagtCACCTGTCaatgggcactgaggctccttccacagtttggctattgtggacattgctgctagaaacatcggggtgcaggtgtcctgccgtttcactgcatctgtatctttggggtaaatccccagcagtgctatgtctatgttttcctctgtgaaatgtctgttcatgtcttttgcccatttcatgattggattgtttgtttctttgctgttgagtttaatacgttctttatagatcttggatgctagccctttatctgatatgtcaattgcaaatatcttctcccattctgtaagttttcttttagttttgttgactgtttcttttgctgtgcagaagctttttatcttaatgaagtcccaataattcatttttggttttgtttcccttgccttcatagatgtatcttgcaagaagttgctggggCCAAGTTCAACGAGGGTGTTGCCtgagttctcctctaggattttgatagattcttgtctcacatttagatctttcatccattttgagtttatctttgtgtctggtgtaagagaatggtctagtttcattcttctgcatgtggctgtccaattttcccagcaccatttattgaagagactgtcccttttccagtggatagtctttcctgctttgttgatgattagttgaccatagagttgagggcccctttctgggttctctattctgctccattgatctatgtgtctggttttgtgccaataccacactgtcttgatgaccacagctttgtagtacaatttgaaatctggcattgtgatgcccccagatctggttctctttttcaactttcccctggctatttggggtcttttctgattccacacaaatcttaagatgatttgttccaactctctgaagaaagtccatggtattttactagggattgcattgaatgtgtaagttgccctggggagcactgacattttcacaatattaattcttccaatccatgagcatggaacctttttccatctctttgtatcttcctcaatttctttcagaagtgttctgtagtttttagtgtatagatcctttacctctttggttagctgtattcctaggtatcttatgctttgggggtaattgtaaatgggatttactccttaatttctctttcttcagtctcattgttagtgtatagaaatgccactgatttacgggcattgattttgtatcctgtcacactgccaaattgctgtatgagttctagcaatcttggggtggagtctttgggttttctatgtatagtatcatgtcatctgcaaagagggagaatttgaactagtctttgccattttgaatgccttttctttctttttgtgtctgattgctgaggctaggacttctagcactatgttgaatagcagtggtgagggtggacatccctgtcatgttcctgatcttaggggaaaggctctcagtgtttcctgattgagaatgatatttgatgttggcttttagtagatggcttttaagatgctgaggaatgttccctctatccctacactctgaagagttttgatcaggaatggatgctgtattttgtcaaatgctttctctgcatctcttgagaggatcatatggttcttgttttttctcttgttgatatgatctaccacattgattgttttacaagtgttgaaccagccttgcatcctgggaataaatcccacttggtcatggtgaataatcttcttagtgtactgttggatcctattggctagtaccttattgagaatttttgcatctgtattcatctgggatattagtctataagtctcctttttggtggggtcttcatctggttttagaattaaggtaatgctggcctcataaaacgagtttggaagtattccgtccctttctatcttccgtagaacagctttagtaggataggtattgtttcttctttaaacgtttgatagaattcccctgggaagccatctggccctggacttttgtgtcttgggtggttttgatggctgcttcaatttcttccctggttattggcctgctcaggttttctatttcttccttttccagttttggtagtttgtgattttctagaaatgcgtccatttcttctaggttgcctaatctattggcatatagctgccatgatatgtttttaaaccatttgtgtttctttggtattggttataatctctcctctttcatttgtgattttattgagtcttttctcttttgtttttaataaggctggctaatggtttatctatcttattaattctttcaaagaaccaactcctggttgatctgttctacagttcttcgggtctctatttcattgaattctgctcaaatctttagtaactctcttcttctgcttgataCAGGTTtttgctgctctttctccagttcctttaggtgcaatgttagcttgtgtatttgagctttttccaattttttgagggatgtttgtattacaatgtatttccctcttaggactgctttttctgtatcccaaagtCTTTGAactttgtatcttcattttcattagtttccatgaatgtttttaattcttctctaatttcctggttgatcctctcatcttttagcaggatgctctttaacctccatgtgtttgggtttcttccaaatttcttcttgtgactgagttcaagtttcaaagcattatggtctgaaattATGCAGAGGACAataccaatcttttggtatcagttgagacctgatttgtgacccagtatgtggtctattctggagaaagttccatacgcacttgagaagaatgtgtattcagttgtgtttggatgtaaagttctgtaagtatctgtgaaatccatctggtccagtgtatcatttaaagctcttgtttctttggagacgttgtgcttagaatatctgtcatttgcagaaagtgccatgttgaagtcttccagtataagtgtattattatctaagtatgtcttaactttggttattaagtgattgatatacttggcagctcctacattagtggaataaatattcattattgttagttcttcttgttggatagaccctttaagtatgatatagtgtcccttttcatctcttactacagtctttgggtaaactttaatttatctgatatgaggattgctactcttgccttcttttgaggaccatttgaatgataaacagttctccaacctttcattttcaggctgtaggtgtccttaggtctaaaatgagtctcttatagacagcaaattgatgggtcttgcttttggggggatcattaagcccatttacATTtggagttactattgaaagatatgaatttagtgtcatcgtaatacctattcagtccctgtttttgtggattatttcttggggcatcctctttcttttacagggtcctccttaatatttcttgcagagctggttcgGTGGTCACATgttatttcagtttctgcctatcttggaagctctttatctctccttctattctgaatgacagccttgctagataaagtattcttggctgcaggttcttctcatttaggaccctgaatatatcctgccagccctttctggcctgccaggtctctgtggagaggtctgctgttaatctaatagttctccccatatagtttagggatctcttgtctcttgctgctttaaggattttctctttatctttggaacttgCAAGTTTCACGATTAAATGTCAAgctgttgaatggtttttattgatttggggggggggggaacctctctatctcctggatctgaatgcctgtttccctccccaaattagggaagtttaaTTCTGTGGcacagagtactgtttctgattctttattttgtggtgagttcttctttctagtcatttttctcagtgcagagtggctgtatgaacAGGCTATATCaggaatatcaaccatgacctaggTAAATTTCACCCTAcatgattctgctgaggtcagaaaccagaaattgaaaacaaagatcagaatgcaataaaacaaaaggacaactaaaatgaaaaacaaattttaaaacaaagtagtaaaaaataaaaagccaggaatcctaaagaagagagaaaaaaaaaagaagaaaaaaattgggggtactgggagatggtggtggtgatgaagttgtagtggagggagaatgtagtctacctgaggggtcctaaaGGGttatcctcttgtttctgagtatattaagttctgtatgttaaaagatgctcagtcccaaatttacaTAAACCAGTACTTGTagaaggccccaacattgaccaccaaaacataaatgagataaatgagggggggcagaatgggaatggggaatctcacagaatgaaccagcatggtatactaCTTGGTtatgggtgcatgctggtcatgttttaacttctgccattgtagaacaaaatgaggcagagaaaacaaaacacacacacacacacacacacacacacacacaaacatatcttgtataactcccaaaattaagttgagtatgttgaagggaatctagaagtggaaaataaatctaggacctgtaattgtagaaataggaaagtcaaaaaggaagcatcttaaaaatgaagagatggtaaaatattgtagtgaaggtgggaaaagagaaaaaaatagaaatttacagtctgatatcaaaatgagttgtactggaaaaaggaagagaaaaaaaaggaggggtaccctctggttccatatactgtaaattccttgacttcccctggagctttccagtgctgctcagtccagaacttgctcttcccccgtccttccagctggtcttctgggggaggggttgCTGGGCTCTCCCCAGGGTGCCCCTCCTCTCCTAGTGACCCTGGGGGACTggaggccccactgcccctcctgggatcctgcccaagttccctgATGAGTTCCTTTCCCTCTGGGAAGAATCCGGGGCgggttttttaaagttcctgtttctccagggctgggctctcctgtcagGGGCTCCTCATGCCTCCCCCcactggattattatttttttccgccttcctaccttgttagaagtgagaactcttctccctgtagggttcctgctgttctctctttaaatctcaggttgaattcataggttttcaggaagGTTTGAAAGTCatccaggtaagttggtggggccaggtgacttggggaccctacttctTCGCCCTCTTCTCCAacacctatttttaacttcttaaccTGATTCAATTGGTTATATTTAATATCCAAGATTCATACTACTGTACTACAGATTGTTTTCACAGCAATGAatctttagttttaatttatggTTTCACTCAACAAATGGCTTGTAGAAGTGAtttcttattttggtattttgaaatgacatatttgacagtttaaaaaaaaactgttcactCTATACTGAGCTGGGCTACACTGTTGAGTACATATTTAGATTAGAATGAATTATAATGTTGAtctgttgcctttttaaaatgtaacatttgacagaaaatgtgaaaaaaaaggtcttccaaaatatatctttttttttttttttattggtgttcaatttactaacatacagaatacccagtgcccgtcacccattcacttccaccccccgccctcctccccttctaccacccctagttcgtttcccagagttagcagtctttacgttctgtctccctttctgatatttcccacacatttcttctcccttcccttattttccctttcactattatttatattccccaaatgaatgagaacatataatgtaaATTCTAGTTCCTATAAATGTTACTTTACATGGGGAAAAAGACAGgtatttgcaaatgtaattaaataAGGATATTGAGATGGGGATGTTACGTTGGATTACTTTGGTGGACCCTAAATGCAAACACATGTATCTTTCTaaaagggaggcagaggaggccacGTAAAGATGGAGCAGAGAAAGATTTGAAGATGCTAACTTTCAAGATAAAATAATCTGGCTACACCAAGGAATACTGGCAGATGAAAGAGGCAAACAGCCTCATCTAAAGTCTCCAGAGGGAGTGTGGCTCTTGGTGGCAGCTTGATTTTGTgacaacccccccgcccccccaccccaggacacttaagagaaaatacttctgttgtgttaagccatTAGATTTGTAGTAATATGTTACAACACAGAAAAGTAATCAAATTacctcatacttttttttttaatttttcctcttcccACTCACTATTGTATTTTCTGCGTCTGCCTGGAAACAATCTTGTCTAACTTGCCAGTAACCATTCTTATTTCTCAACTTTAATAGGTGCCGGTCCCTACTGGGATCAACATAATCAATTATAAATGAAGGGATTAAATGCATTTTACACATGCAGATTCTGTGAATCTGAAAAATCAACCAGTTCAAGGACATACAGTAACTTATAACTAACTTAAATATAGATTCAGATAACACAAATTACATTATTCTTGACACTACAactacaaaaaaatcacaaattacaATCTGTTACCTGATGGccaagtatataaatatttataaatatgtatatgtcatGCATATTTATAAATTCTTATCTAGCCAACTAATATACATATCTCTTATCCTGAGACCTACATGTAAATACAGTGGTGGTGTCATAAATGATAAAGCTGCATGGATTCCATTCTCAATATGGTCATGAGTAACTTGAACTCCAACATTTTGAAGTCTTGAAACATACATAAGTCCATCATCCCTCACAATATCATATTGACAGGTAAGAATATAGGTTGGTGGTAAATTCTGTAACAGGGAATCATTGGCTAGTAAGGGTGATATTCTAATATCCATAAGTcctggaaatgaaaaattatgttttccaAGAATTGGTTCAGTATAAACATAACCCTTCCTATACTTCTCGGGTAAAAGAGTGCTCCAATTAACAAACTGAAACAGATGTCTTGATTCCTGAGGCATATGTTCATTTCTTCTCATCGCCTCGACAAATGTTTCATCCTTGGTGAGATATAAACTCACAAGTTTTATGGCCAAGTCCCTTGGTAGAATTATACCATGCTCATTTTCTTGGTGAGATGGCAGATAAGAATCAATTATCTGTAAGGAAGGGTAAAGTAAAGCTTGTATCttgattttatgtttaaatcCAGTGTCTGTCTGGACCTGAAAAAACATAATGATGTCCTATAAGCAAAGACCTCTGAAACACCACGAGGAAGGAATTTAATAATTTAAGCAATCTCGTGATAAATCTATACAAATTGATGTGATATTATAgctattttcacaatatttataaTGTCTTTCAGTGGTATGGAAAAATGTCAAACTCATTTCAacagtaaagtcttaaaaatgttGGTTACGTGTgcgagaaagggagaagatacaAACTCTCAGTTACAAAATgagtaagtcctggggatgtaatgtataaCATGGTTGACTAGTCAATTATCCAAAGTTTGTATATTTGAATGCTGTGAAGATAGTAAaccttaaaagttcttatcacaagaaataCAATTTGTAGTCATACATGATaatagatgttaactagatttactgTGCTGCCAGTTTGCAATATGTACAAATATCTAATTATCatgctgtacatctgaaactaatatgttatatataaattatatatctacaaatttttttaaaaaaatagacatatggGCT contains:
- the AADACL2 gene encoding arylacetamide deacetylase-like 2 isoform X1; the encoded protein is MGFKALCLGLFCALFASHLYISLPDDIEEYWKVVALATIAKTFTFMGMCIERMGIIKYEELVSMLFRLDETQPVSDENVTVMDTEFSGVPVRVYLPKRKSDAPRRAVIYIHGGAFCFGSFKNAGFDSLNRWTANKLDSVVVGVDYRLAPQHHFPVQFEDCLAAVKFFLQDEILAKYGVDPTRICISGDSSGAGLAAGVTQQVQTDTGFKHKIKIQALLYPSLQIIDSYLPSHQENEHGIILPRDLAIKLVSLYLTKDETFVEAMRRNEHMPQESRHLFQFVNWSTLLPEKYRKGYVYTEPILGKHNFSFPGLMDIRISPLLANDSLLQNLPPTYILTCQYDIVRDDGLMYVSRLQNVGVQVTHDHIENGIHAALSFMTPPLYLHVGLRIRDMYISWLDKNL
- the AADACL2 gene encoding arylacetamide deacetylase-like 2 isoform X2, producing MGMCIERMGIIKYEELVSMLFRLDETQPVSDENVTVMDTEFSGVPVRVYLPKRKSDAPRRAVIYIHGGAFCFGSFKNAGFDSLNRWTANKLDSVVVGVDYRLAPQHHFPVQFEDCLAAVKFFLQDEILAKYGVDPTRICISGDSSGAGLAAGVTQQVQTDTGFKHKIKIQALLYPSLQIIDSYLPSHQENEHGIILPRDLAIKLVSLYLTKDETFVEAMRRNEHMPQESRHLFQFVNWSTLLPEKYRKGYVYTEPILGKHNFSFPGLMDIRISPLLANDSLLQNLPPTYILTCQYDIVRDDGLMYVSRLQNVGVQVTHDHIENGIHAALSFMTPPLYLHVGLRIRDMYISWLDKNL